A single genomic interval of Armigeres subalbatus isolate Guangzhou_Male chromosome 1, GZ_Asu_2, whole genome shotgun sequence harbors:
- the LOC134220439 gene encoding electron transfer flavoprotein regulatory factor 1, with translation MSSSRSRVLDLYKRLQYLGRDYPGGPEKFRQKCYNAFKRQSAERDPEKIEKAINLGEYVIKEIEALYSLRKYRAMKKRYYDEN, from the exons ATGTCCAGTAGTCGAAGTCGTGTTCTGGATCTCTACAAGCGG CTGCAATACCTGGGCCGTGACTATCCCGGTGGGCCGGAAAAGTTTCGCCAGAAGTGCTACAATGCGTTCAAGCGGCAGAGCGCCGAACGCGACCCGGAGAAGATCGAAAAAGCCATCAATCTGGGCGAGTACGTGATCAAGGAGATCGAGGCGCTGTACAGTTTGCGCAAGTACCGGGCCATGAAGAAGCGGTACTACGATGAGAATTGA
- the LOC134220415 gene encoding zinc finger protein 2-like isoform X3, with amino-acid sequence MNQNGTLGLEHLQLPSASSTAYCRLCLARDNLVELSPCHPPSLSSSFLSDDESSATQAVRLIELIFECTDVRLSPEHETSCAVCQPCKRSLMEFYRFRARAKRVDELIKSSQLTSETDKTEHEETQTVAENNQFEEPMNKPLDQSKETLVNVDVHTGDSQITTSTNNHKKPSKVTGETRKRPLLLGELRPSGDFLAVGVKRPRPKLIPTPVIIASVSATGGGKYRCRYCPKSFKTAAGLTEHSRNHNRPHQCPNCLEQFQHAPSLARHIRNRTCFTFTKYRCRVCTESFLEQTDWAEHIKIHADDFPYQCQECLSQFKHKATLRRHVNTVHLLQY; translated from the exons ATGAATCAGAATGGTACCCTCGGCCTAGAACATCTTCAGCT GCCTTCGGCAAGCTCAACAGCGTACTGCCGGCTTTGCCTGGCCCGGGACAATCTGGTGGAGCTATCGCCGTGCCATCCGCCATCGTTGTCGTCGTCTTTTCTGTCGGATGACGAATCTAGTGCTACGCAAGCAGTTCGACTGATAGAACTCATTTTCGAATGTACTGATGTGCGA CTGTCGCCAGAGCACGAAACTAGCTGCGCTGTTTGCCAGCCATGCAAGCGTTCTCTCATGGAGTTCTATCGCTTCAGGGCTCGCGCCAAACGCGTTGACGAATTAATCAAATCTAGCCAATTGACTAGCGAAACCGATAAGACTGAACATGAAGAAACACAAACCGTAGCTGAAAACAATCAATTCGAGGAACCGATGAATAAACCCCTAGACCAATCCAAGGAAACTCTCGTTAACGTTGACGTTCATACGGGAGATTCCCAAATAACCACAAGCACAAACAATCATAAGAAACCTTCGAAGGTAACCGGTGAGACGCGAAAGAGACCACTTCTGCTCGGTGAACTACGACCCTCGGGAGACTTCCTGGCCGTTGGTGTGAAGCGACCCCGGCCGAAGCTGATCCCTACACCGGTGATTATTGCCTCGGTTAGCGCAACCGGCGGCGGGAAGTACCGCTGCCGTTACTGTCCAAAGTCTTTCAAAACTGCCGCCGGATTAACGGAACACTCGCGCAATCACAACCGGCCACACCAGTGTCCGAACTGTCTGGAACAGTTCCAACATGCACCGTCGCTGGCCAGACACATCCGCAATCGGACGTGCTTCACGTTCACCAAGTATCGATGCCGGGTTTGCACCGAGAGCTTCCTGGAGCAGACCGACTGGGCCGAACACATCAAGATTCACGCGGACGACTTTCCCTACCAATGTCAGGAGTGTTTGTCGCAATTCAAGCACAAGGCTACGCTGCGCCGTCACGTGAACACCGTTCACCTGCTGCAGTACTAG